One genomic region from Streptomyces sp. NBC_00582 encodes:
- the rho gene encoding transcription termination factor Rho: MTTTLEHPPVEQPPARIAAGVLDIDASGKGHLRAADCLPTPADLQVPPVLIRRHGLRKGDLVEGVRGGQRALTEVARVNGRTPEALSGRRHFRDLTPLHPHQRLRLEHPAAGLAGRLTDLIAPVGKGQRGLIVAPPKTGKTVLLQQLAAAVTGNHPEARLMVLLLDERPEEVTDMRRSVRGEVYASTFDRAPRQHIALAELVVERAKRLVEAGEDVVILLDSLTRLCRAHNNAAAAGGRTLSGGVDATALIGPKRFFGAARTAEEGGSLTILATALVETGSRADDFYFEELKSTGNMELRLDREPAARRLFPAVDVNASGTRREELLLSPAELTATRGLRRALQTRDGQANLETLLERLRETPDNATFLHRIQPTLPSDR; the protein is encoded by the coding sequence ATGACCACCACACTCGAACACCCCCCTGTGGAGCAGCCCCCGGCCCGGATCGCCGCCGGTGTCCTCGACATCGACGCGAGCGGGAAGGGGCACCTGCGCGCCGCCGACTGCCTGCCCACGCCCGCCGACCTCCAGGTCCCGCCCGTCCTGATCCGCCGTCATGGACTGCGCAAGGGCGACCTCGTCGAAGGGGTGCGCGGCGGTCAGCGCGCCCTGACCGAGGTGGCGCGCGTCAACGGCCGTACGCCCGAGGCCCTGAGCGGCCGCCGGCACTTCCGTGACCTCACTCCCCTCCACCCCCATCAGCGGCTCCGCCTCGAACACCCGGCCGCCGGACTGGCCGGACGGCTCACCGACCTCATCGCGCCCGTCGGCAAGGGCCAGCGCGGGCTGATCGTCGCGCCGCCCAAGACGGGCAAGACCGTGCTGCTCCAGCAGCTCGCCGCCGCCGTCACCGGCAACCACCCCGAGGCCCGGCTGATGGTGCTGCTGCTCGACGAACGCCCCGAGGAAGTCACCGACATGCGCCGTTCGGTGCGCGGCGAGGTGTACGCCTCCACCTTCGACCGGGCGCCCCGGCAGCACATCGCCCTCGCCGAACTCGTCGTCGAACGCGCCAAGCGGCTCGTCGAGGCGGGCGAGGACGTCGTGATCCTCCTCGACTCCCTGACCCGGCTGTGCCGGGCGCACAACAACGCGGCCGCCGCCGGGGGCCGTACCCTCAGCGGCGGCGTCGACGCGACCGCGCTGATCGGCCCCAAGCGGTTCTTCGGCGCCGCGCGGACCGCCGAGGAGGGCGGCTCGCTCACCATCCTCGCCACCGCCCTGGTCGAAACGGGCTCTCGCGCCGACGACTTCTACTTCGAGGAGCTGAAGAGCACCGGCAACATGGAGCTGCGGCTCGACCGCGAGCCGGCCGCACGCCGCCTCTTCCCCGCCGTCGACGTCAACGCCTCCGGCACCCGCCGCGAGGAACTCCTCCTCTCCCCCGCCGAGTTGACCGCGACACGCGGACTGCGCCGGGCGCTGCAGACCCGCGACGGGCAGGCGAACCTGGAGACCCTCCTGGAGCGACTGCGCGAGACCCCGGACAACGCGACCTTCCTGCATCGGATCCAGCCGACCCTGCCCTCGGACCGCTGA
- a CDS encoding MarR family winged helix-turn-helix transcriptional regulator, with the protein MKIGEEAIPTEGVGLRSTGTHSMLIVLLDVYTHSDTTVGEIAARTGLPQSAVSGCVARLKEAGSVVTAPDPADRRRTLLRRNPGVSGRRAEVAATPVDSALAAALGTDDPERIADTIALLEQLAERLSPDVLGRLR; encoded by the coding sequence ATGAAGATCGGCGAGGAGGCCATCCCCACCGAGGGCGTCGGCCTCCGGTCCACCGGCACCCACTCCATGCTGATCGTGCTGCTCGACGTCTACACGCACTCCGACACCACCGTCGGCGAGATCGCGGCCCGCACGGGGCTCCCGCAGAGCGCGGTGTCCGGGTGCGTGGCGCGGCTGAAGGAGGCCGGCTCGGTGGTGACGGCACCGGACCCGGCCGACCGCCGCCGCACCCTGCTCCGCCGCAACCCCGGGGTCTCGGGCCGCCGCGCCGAGGTGGCCGCGACCCCCGTCGACTCCGCCCTCGCGGCCGCCCTGGGGACGGACGACCCCGAGCGGATCGCGGACACGATCGCCCTGCTCGAACAGCTCGCCGAGCGCCTCTCCCCCGATGTGCTGGGGCGTCTGCGCTAG
- a CDS encoding nuclear transport factor 2 family protein: MRAFREAVEAGDLGAVEALLAEDVVFTSPVVFKPYPGRAITAAILRAVSQVFEDFRYERELAGDEGRDHALVFTARVGDKQLGGCDFIHLNEEGLIDELTVMVRPLSGAQALAAAMGARFDDIVKEAEARSASAS, translated from the coding sequence ATGCGCGCGTTCCGTGAGGCGGTCGAGGCCGGCGATCTCGGGGCCGTCGAGGCGCTGCTGGCCGAGGACGTGGTGTTCACCAGCCCGGTCGTCTTCAAGCCGTACCCGGGCAGGGCGATCACCGCGGCGATCCTGCGCGCGGTGTCGCAGGTCTTCGAGGACTTCCGCTACGAGCGTGAGCTCGCCGGGGACGAGGGGCGCGACCATGCGCTGGTGTTCACGGCGCGGGTGGGCGACAAGCAGCTCGGCGGCTGTGACTTCATCCATCTGAACGAGGAGGGGCTGATCGACGAACTGACCGTCATGGTGCGGCCGTTGTCGGGTGCGCAGGCGCTCGCGGCGGCGATGGGGGCGCGGTTCGACGACATCGTGAAGGAGGCGGAGGCCCGGTCGGCCTCCGCCTCCTGA
- a CDS encoding PadR family transcriptional regulator: MSLKYAVLASLLEGEASGYELAKLFDASFANFWSSTPQQLYRELERLAQDGLIEARVVQQERRPNKRMFTLTEAGRADLDAFAATAPRRPTAIRDELLIKIQAVDGVDPAAGLALIEERLGWARAKLARYRRVRERMLAGRTEDAYLAGTDRIGPYLTLMAGIGFEEENIRWCERATVLIGRRAAVG, from the coding sequence ATGTCCCTCAAGTACGCCGTCCTGGCCTCCCTCCTGGAAGGCGAGGCCTCGGGCTACGAGCTGGCCAAGCTCTTCGACGCCTCCTTCGCGAACTTCTGGTCCTCGACCCCCCAGCAGCTCTACCGGGAGCTGGAGCGGCTCGCGCAGGACGGCCTGATCGAGGCGCGGGTGGTGCAGCAGGAGCGCCGCCCCAACAAGCGGATGTTCACCCTCACCGAGGCAGGCCGCGCGGACCTGGACGCCTTCGCCGCCACCGCGCCCCGCAGACCCACCGCGATCCGCGACGAACTCCTCATCAAGATCCAGGCGGTGGACGGCGTCGACCCGGCGGCGGGCCTCGCGCTGATCGAGGAGCGCCTCGGCTGGGCCCGGGCCAAACTGGCCCGCTACCGCCGCGTCCGGGAACGGATGCTCGCCGGGCGCACCGAGGACGCGTACCTCGCGGGGACCGACCGGATCGGGCCGTACCTCACCCTGATGGCCGGGATCGGCTTCGAGGAGGAGAACATCCGCTGGTGCGAGCGCGCGACGGTGCTCATCGGGCGCCGGGCCGCCGTAGGCTGA
- a CDS encoding class I SAM-dependent methyltransferase, whose product MFSPEGPSLRELAVQALSSVEHGYDLLAPKFDHTPFRTPDSVLSAVTAALKESGPYDDGLDLCCGTGAGMDVLTAVCGRGVTGVDFSAGMLAEARARTPTAGPRVSWVRADARALPFRAAFDLVVSFGAFGHFLPRELPGLFAQVHQVLRPGGCFAFPVLAPPRPSDLAFWMLLGFDAVMRVRNAVWRPPFVMYYRAFRLGEVRRELERAGFRVDLRALPEFGTRGDGSPRVRVVEARRVA is encoded by the coding sequence ATGTTCAGTCCCGAAGGCCCCAGCCTGCGCGAACTCGCCGTCCAGGCCCTGTCGTCCGTCGAGCACGGCTACGACCTCCTCGCGCCCAAGTTCGACCACACGCCCTTCCGTACCCCGGACTCCGTGCTGTCCGCCGTGACCGCCGCCCTCAAGGAGTCCGGCCCCTACGACGACGGCCTCGACCTGTGCTGCGGCACCGGCGCCGGAATGGACGTCCTCACCGCGGTCTGCGGGCGCGGCGTGACCGGGGTCGACTTCAGCGCGGGCATGCTCGCCGAGGCCCGCGCCCGTACGCCGACGGCCGGGCCGCGGGTGTCCTGGGTGCGCGCGGACGCCCGCGCCCTGCCCTTCAGGGCCGCCTTCGACCTCGTCGTCAGCTTCGGCGCGTTCGGGCACTTCCTGCCCCGGGAACTGCCCGGCCTGTTCGCCCAGGTGCACCAGGTGCTGCGGCCCGGCGGCTGCTTCGCCTTCCCCGTGCTCGCCCCGCCGCGCCCCTCGGACCTCGCCTTCTGGATGCTGCTCGGCTTCGACGCCGTGATGCGGGTGCGCAACGCCGTGTGGCGGCCGCCGTTCGTGATGTACTACCGCGCCTTCCGGCTCGGCGAGGTGCGAAGGGAACTGGAGCGCGCCGGGTTCCGGGTGGACCTCCGTGCACTGCCCGAGTTCGGCACGCGCGGTGACGGAAGTCCACGGGTCCGTGTGGTCGAGGCCCGACGGGTCGCCTGA
- a CDS encoding serine hydrolase domain-containing protein, translating into MSEHVPQVHGHCDARFTAVRTAFEENFRDRDELGAAVAVTVDGVTVVDLWGGWADPARTRAWERDTLVNVWSTTKGPTALCAHILADRGLLDLDAPVAAYWPEFAAAGKENVLVRHLLSHRAGLSGLREPHTLEQFYDWETTTARLAAMEPWWEPGTRSGYHAFTYGFLVGEVVRRVSGLLPGAFLEREVTGPLGIDFTVGLAEKEAGRVAELVPPQAAPASEQAAVFAQLAPAAIAALANPLVGATEANSPAWRAAEIPAANGHGTARAVAALYGVVAGRGSHGGRRILSAEAAERVREGQGPCRDLVLGAGLGHDTEIALGLWLSGPDGSYGPNPRAVGHDGFGGSCGLADPEAGVSLGYVMNRMGPRISDDPRKMALVDALYSAL; encoded by the coding sequence ATGTCCGAGCACGTGCCACAGGTTCACGGCCACTGCGACGCGCGTTTCACGGCGGTGCGCACGGCGTTCGAGGAGAACTTCCGGGACCGGGACGAACTGGGCGCCGCGGTGGCCGTCACGGTCGACGGCGTGACGGTGGTGGACCTGTGGGGCGGCTGGGCCGACCCGGCGCGCACCCGCGCGTGGGAGCGGGACACCCTGGTCAACGTCTGGTCGACGACGAAGGGCCCGACCGCGCTGTGCGCGCACATCCTCGCGGACCGGGGGCTGCTCGACCTGGACGCCCCGGTCGCCGCGTACTGGCCCGAGTTCGCGGCCGCGGGCAAGGAGAACGTGCTGGTGCGCCATCTGCTGTCGCACCGGGCGGGCCTGTCGGGACTGCGTGAGCCGCACACGCTGGAGCAGTTCTACGACTGGGAGACCACCACCGCGCGCCTCGCGGCCATGGAGCCCTGGTGGGAGCCGGGCACCCGATCCGGCTATCACGCGTTCACGTACGGCTTCCTGGTCGGGGAGGTCGTCCGGCGGGTGTCGGGGCTGCTGCCGGGGGCGTTCCTGGAGCGGGAGGTGACCGGGCCGCTCGGGATCGACTTCACCGTGGGGCTGGCGGAGAAGGAGGCCGGGCGGGTCGCCGAGCTGGTGCCTCCGCAGGCCGCGCCGGCCAGTGAACAAGCCGCCGTCTTCGCCCAGTTGGCGCCTGCGGCGATCGCCGCCCTGGCCAATCCGCTGGTCGGCGCCACCGAGGCCAACTCGCCCGCGTGGCGGGCCGCGGAGATCCCGGCGGCGAACGGCCACGGCACGGCCCGCGCGGTCGCCGCGCTGTACGGCGTCGTGGCCGGGCGCGGCTCCCACGGCGGTCGCCGGATACTCTCCGCCGAGGCGGCGGAGCGGGTGCGCGAGGGGCAGGGGCCCTGCCGGGACCTGGTGCTGGGCGCCGGGCTCGGGCACGACACGGAGATCGCGCTGGGGCTGTGGCTCAGCGGCCCGGACGGCTCCTACGGGCCCAATCCTCGCGCGGTCGGCCATGACGGCTTCGGGGGATCCTGCGGGCTCGCCGATCCGGAGGCCGGGGTGTCGCTCGGGTACGTCATGAACCGCATGGGGCCGAGGATCTCGGACGACCCGCGCAAGATGGCCCTGGTCGACGCCCTGTACAGCGCCTTGTGA
- a CDS encoding acetylxylan esterase, with protein MALFDLSVEELHEYRSESAEPQDFDAFWSKTLQEAREHELDARFERVETGLATVDVYDVTFAGYGGHPVKGWLKVPAAAEGPLPLVVEFIGYGGGRGLPHENLLWASTGRAHFIMDTRGQGSGWGGGGGTADPVGGAPSYPGFMTRGIDAPEHYYYRRVYTDAVRAVEAARSHPLTDASRTVALGASQGGGITIAVGGLVPDLVAVAPDVPFLCDFPRAATLTDRHPYREIGLFLKTHRGRTQDALRTLSYFDGVHFASRGTAPALFSAALEDQTCPPSTVFAAFNAWGQEDKAIEVYDFNDHEGGGPYQEAAKMRWLRSYA; from the coding sequence ATGGCCCTGTTCGACCTGTCCGTCGAGGAACTTCACGAATACCGCAGCGAGTCCGCCGAGCCGCAGGACTTCGACGCCTTCTGGTCCAAGACGCTGCAGGAGGCCCGCGAGCACGAGCTCGACGCCCGCTTCGAGCGGGTCGAGACGGGCCTGGCCACGGTCGACGTCTACGACGTGACGTTCGCGGGGTACGGCGGGCACCCGGTGAAGGGGTGGCTGAAGGTGCCGGCCGCCGCCGAGGGGCCGCTGCCGCTGGTGGTGGAGTTCATCGGGTACGGCGGCGGGCGGGGGCTGCCGCACGAGAACCTGCTGTGGGCGTCGACCGGCCGTGCCCACTTCATCATGGACACCCGGGGGCAGGGCAGCGGCTGGGGCGGCGGCGGGGGCACCGCCGATCCGGTGGGCGGCGCGCCCTCGTACCCCGGCTTCATGACCCGCGGCATCGACGCGCCGGAGCACTACTACTACCGCCGGGTGTACACGGACGCGGTGCGCGCGGTGGAGGCGGCCCGCTCGCACCCGCTGACCGACGCGAGCCGGACCGTGGCGCTCGGCGCGAGCCAGGGCGGCGGCATCACGATCGCGGTCGGCGGTCTCGTACCGGACCTGGTGGCGGTCGCGCCGGACGTGCCGTTCCTGTGCGACTTCCCCCGCGCCGCGACGCTGACGGACCGTCACCCGTACCGTGAGATCGGCCTGTTCCTCAAGACGCACCGCGGCCGCACCCAGGACGCGCTGCGCACCCTCTCCTACTTCGACGGCGTCCACTTCGCCTCGCGCGGCACCGCGCCCGCCCTGTTCTCGGCGGCGCTGGAGGACCAGACCTGCCCGCCGTCGACCGTGTTCGCCGCGTTCAACGCCTGGGGCCAGGAGGACAAGGCGATCGAGGTGTACGACTTCAACGACCACGAGGGCGGCGGCCCCTACCAGGAGGCGGCCAAGATGAGGTGGCTGCGCTCCTACGCCTGA
- a CDS encoding Rv1733c family protein, whose product MRTRTRGWRWRKNPLRRRSDVVEAWTALVVAVLLLVAVPLAGAVAGRWAHDEARTVAVQQQAERHRVRAEVVGRVPQGLPSADGVRERTYRVTVRWSPPGEKPRTAEARVPEGTHRGDLVDVWFDERGRAVPPPASGTAVWQHTLTMGACAAGGTAALVLLGHTVIRRVAMRHRLDEWDRAWARTEPEWTRRRSA is encoded by the coding sequence ATGCGAACCCGAACACGTGGCTGGCGGTGGCGGAAGAACCCGCTGCGCCGCCGCTCGGACGTCGTGGAGGCGTGGACGGCGCTGGTCGTGGCCGTGCTGCTGCTGGTCGCCGTGCCACTGGCCGGTGCGGTCGCCGGCCGCTGGGCCCACGACGAGGCACGGACGGTCGCGGTCCAGCAGCAGGCCGAGCGCCACCGGGTGCGGGCGGAGGTCGTCGGACGGGTGCCGCAGGGCCTGCCCTCGGCGGACGGGGTGCGGGAGCGGACGTACCGGGTGACCGTGCGCTGGTCCCCGCCGGGTGAGAAGCCGCGGACGGCCGAGGCGCGGGTGCCGGAGGGCACGCACCGGGGCGACCTGGTGGACGTGTGGTTCGACGAGCGGGGCCGGGCCGTTCCGCCGCCCGCGAGCGGTACGGCGGTGTGGCAGCACACCCTCACGATGGGCGCCTGCGCGGCCGGGGGGACCGCCGCCCTGGTGCTGCTCGGTCACACCGTGATCCGCCGGGTGGCGATGCGGCACCGGCTCGACGAGTGGGACCGCGCGTGGGCACGCACCGAGCCGGAGTGGACCCGCCGCCGGTCCGCCTGA
- a CDS encoding ferredoxin reductase — protein MTETAVSASPSFPSFTPPTRFAVPGRIAVSNRAAAVWQTATLTEIRRETPHAATFRFAVPAWAGHLPGQHLMLRLTADDGYTAQRHYSIASAPDDEGHVELTLDHVDGGEVSGWFHTVARPGDRVEVRGPLSGFFAWAGDRPALLIGAGSGVVPLMSMVRHHRARALDVPLRLLVSARGPEELIYAREYGAETTPVFTRRAPAGEPVGRLGAAHLRPVFEERPAGDWEAYVCGSNAFAEHASRLLVAAGQPVDRIRIERFG, from the coding sequence GTGACTGAGACCGCCGTTTCGGCTTCTCCCTCCTTCCCTTCCTTCACTCCCCCGACCCGGTTCGCCGTGCCGGGCCGGATCGCGGTGAGCAACCGGGCCGCCGCCGTGTGGCAGACGGCGACGCTCACCGAGATCCGCCGTGAGACCCCGCACGCGGCGACCTTCCGGTTCGCGGTGCCGGCCTGGGCGGGACATCTGCCGGGCCAGCACCTGATGCTGCGGCTGACCGCCGACGACGGCTACACCGCCCAGCGGCACTACTCGATCGCCTCCGCGCCCGACGACGAGGGGCACGTCGAGCTGACCCTGGACCATGTCGACGGCGGCGAGGTCTCGGGCTGGTTCCACACGGTGGCGCGGCCCGGTGACCGGGTCGAGGTGCGCGGTCCGCTCAGCGGCTTCTTCGCCTGGGCCGGCGACCGGCCCGCCCTGCTGATCGGCGCGGGCTCCGGGGTCGTGCCGCTGATGTCGATGGTGCGGCACCACCGGGCGCGCGCCCTGGACGTGCCGCTGCGGCTGCTGGTGTCCGCGCGCGGGCCCGAGGAGCTGATCTACGCCCGGGAGTACGGCGCGGAGACCACGCCCGTCTTCACCCGGCGCGCGCCGGCGGGCGAGCCGGTGGGACGGCTGGGCGCCGCTCATCTGCGGCCGGTGTTCGAGGAGCGGCCGGCCGGTGACTGGGAGGCGTACGTGTGCGGGTCCAACGCCTTCGCCGAGCACGCATCCCGGCTGCTGGTGGCCGCCGGCCAGCCGGTGGACCGCATCCGGATCGAACGGTTCGGCTGA
- a CDS encoding sulfite oxidase-like oxidoreductase gives MNVTRGFAGRARVDNPGLPPGQYDAGDDWPVLSAEVTPDLSPADWTFRIDGLVRAPRTWDWDEAHTLPESAYEGDIHCVTSWSKFGVRFGGVSLDAFLHAVAPRPSATHAVAYAHTGYTTNLPLADLTGGRAWIVWEYDGKPLPAEHGGPARLLVPHLYFWKSAKWIAGLRLLDHDEPGFWEQNGYHERGNPWEEQRYSGD, from the coding sequence ATGAACGTCACCCGAGGCTTCGCCGGGCGCGCCCGCGTCGACAACCCCGGTCTTCCGCCGGGCCAGTACGACGCGGGTGACGACTGGCCCGTGCTCTCCGCCGAGGTCACCCCCGACCTCTCCCCCGCCGACTGGACCTTCCGGATCGACGGGCTGGTCCGGGCGCCGAGGACCTGGGACTGGGACGAGGCGCACACGCTGCCGGAGTCGGCGTACGAGGGTGACATCCACTGTGTGACGAGCTGGTCGAAGTTCGGGGTGCGGTTCGGCGGTGTGTCGCTGGACGCGTTCCTGCACGCGGTGGCTCCGCGCCCGTCCGCGACGCACGCCGTCGCCTACGCGCACACCGGGTACACCACAAACCTGCCGCTCGCCGACCTCACGGGCGGGCGGGCCTGGATCGTCTGGGAGTACGACGGCAAACCGCTTCCCGCGGAACACGGGGGCCCGGCACGGCTGCTGGTGCCCCATCTGTACTTCTGGAAGAGCGCCAAGTGGATCGCGGGCCTCAGGCTGCTCGACCACGACGAGCCGGGGTTCTGGGAGCAGAACGGCTATCACGAGCGGGGCAACCCGTGGGAGGAGCAGAGGTACTCCGGTGACTGA
- a CDS encoding quinone oxidoreductase family protein, with protein sequence MPKAYVFTRYGGPETEAFVDVDRPTPGPGEVLVAVRAAGVNPVDWKLRQGYRRPGDTTERVFPSVLGSEVAGVVEETGEGVTGFAPGDEVFGTAVAGGYAEFALLAAGITAHKPAALSFTDAATLPVAAATAYDGVHQLGLPAGATLLVTGAGGGVGVAAAQIARALGVRVVGVASEGKKAFLESLGVVHVSSGPGWDERVRAAAPEGVDGVYDLVGGEVLHAAAALVKDRAKLITAGAPADEVGELGGARVLRARSADVLRAVADLVVTGALDPHVTGTFPLERADEALREVESGHARGKIVIEVAG encoded by the coding sequence ATGCCCAAGGCGTACGTCTTCACGCGGTACGGCGGTCCGGAGACCGAGGCGTTCGTGGACGTGGACCGGCCGACACCCGGCCCGGGCGAGGTGCTCGTCGCGGTGCGGGCGGCCGGGGTCAACCCCGTCGACTGGAAACTGCGCCAGGGCTACCGGCGTCCCGGCGACACCACCGAGCGGGTGTTCCCCTCGGTGCTGGGCAGCGAGGTGGCGGGCGTGGTCGAGGAGACCGGCGAGGGCGTCACCGGGTTCGCGCCCGGTGACGAGGTGTTCGGCACCGCCGTCGCGGGCGGCTACGCCGAGTTCGCGCTCCTCGCCGCAGGCATCACCGCGCACAAGCCGGCCGCCCTGTCCTTCACCGACGCGGCCACCCTCCCCGTCGCCGCCGCCACCGCCTACGACGGCGTCCACCAGCTCGGCCTGCCGGCCGGGGCGACCCTGCTGGTGACCGGGGCCGGCGGCGGAGTGGGCGTGGCCGCTGCGCAGATCGCCCGCGCCCTCGGCGTACGGGTCGTGGGTGTCGCGAGCGAGGGCAAGAAGGCCTTCCTGGAGTCGCTGGGCGTGGTGCACGTGTCCTCGGGCCCCGGCTGGGACGAGCGCGTCCGGGCCGCCGCCCCCGAGGGGGTCGACGGCGTCTACGACCTCGTCGGAGGCGAGGTGCTCCACGCGGCGGCCGCCCTGGTGAAGGACCGTGCGAAGCTGATCACCGCCGGAGCCCCGGCCGACGAGGTCGGGGAACTGGGCGGCGCCCGGGTCCTGCGGGCCCGCTCCGCCGACGTCCTGCGGGCCGTCGCGGATCTCGTCGTCACCGGCGCCCTCGACCCGCACGTCACCGGCACCTTCCCGCTGGAGCGGGCCGACGAGGCCCTGCGCGAGGTCGAGAGCGGTCACGCGCGCGGCAAGATAGTGATCGAGGTCGCCGGATGA
- a CDS encoding GNAT family N-acetyltransferase, with product MSEHVLDNPARASLTGPHAHFAERRGRVLRYPVDVSPWLALPDEPDADDWADLAALAGPGAEVPLPGFRGEVPEGWEITFRVEGVQLVDDGVAAAPDPEAVRLGPADVPEILDLIARTQPGPFEPRTIEMGTYLGIRRDGALIAMAGERLHPPGWTEISAVCTDPAHRGEGLATRLILAVAHGIRERGETPFLHTGAGNTGAIRLYESLGFRLRRRTAFLAARIPERPGALVP from the coding sequence ATGAGCGAGCACGTCCTCGACAACCCCGCGCGCGCCTCCCTCACCGGCCCGCACGCGCACTTCGCCGAGCGTCGCGGCCGGGTGCTGCGCTATCCGGTCGACGTCTCGCCCTGGCTGGCCCTGCCGGACGAGCCGGACGCCGACGACTGGGCGGACCTCGCGGCCCTCGCCGGACCCGGCGCGGAGGTGCCGCTGCCGGGCTTTCGCGGTGAGGTCCCCGAGGGCTGGGAGATCACCTTCCGCGTGGAGGGTGTGCAGCTCGTCGACGACGGCGTCGCCGCTGCTCCCGACCCGGAGGCCGTCCGCCTCGGTCCCGCCGACGTCCCGGAGATCCTGGACCTCATCGCCCGCACCCAGCCCGGGCCGTTCGAGCCGCGCACCATCGAGATGGGCACGTACCTCGGCATCCGCCGGGACGGCGCCCTGATCGCCATGGCCGGCGAACGTCTGCACCCGCCGGGCTGGACCGAGATCAGCGCGGTCTGCACCGACCCCGCCCACCGCGGCGAGGGCCTCGCCACCCGGCTGATCCTCGCCGTCGCCCACGGCATCCGCGAACGCGGCGAAACCCCCTTCCTGCACACCGGCGCCGGCAACACGGGCGCCATCCGCCTCTACGAGTCCCTGGGCTTCCGCCTACGCCGCAGAACGGCGTTCCTGGCGGCCCGCATCCCGGAACGCCCGGGCGCCCTGGTGCCGTAA
- a CDS encoding MarR family winged helix-turn-helix transcriptional regulator encodes MQAAEAVETIQREMTVFARRARASAGRLHPELSLVSYTLLGHLEESGGRRATDLAAHHALDKSTVSRQVAALERAGLVERRVDPEDHRVQLLHLTDAGRHILAQVTESRRAAFRERLAGWPQGDLERFAEYLVRYNTWGPPPAG; translated from the coding sequence ATGCAAGCAGCCGAGGCCGTGGAGACCATTCAGCGGGAGATGACGGTCTTCGCCCGGCGCGCCCGTGCCTCCGCCGGCCGGCTGCATCCCGAGCTGTCGTTGGTGTCGTACACGCTCCTCGGCCATCTGGAGGAGAGCGGCGGCCGCCGGGCCACGGACCTGGCCGCGCACCACGCCCTGGACAAGTCGACGGTCAGCCGCCAGGTCGCCGCCCTGGAGCGGGCGGGGCTGGTCGAGCGCCGCGTCGACCCCGAGGACCACCGGGTCCAGCTCCTCCACCTCACCGACGCGGGGCGCCACATCCTCGCCCAGGTCACCGAGAGCCGGCGCGCGGCCTTCCGGGAGCGGCTCGCCGGGTGGCCGCAGGGGGACCTGGAGCGGTTCGCGGAGTACCTGGTCCGGTACAACACGTGGGGCCCACCGCCCGCCGGGTGA
- a CDS encoding putative protein N(5)-glutamine methyltransferase yields the protein MSLSSPSTPSSSRDAVVAALRGAGCVFAEDEAELIISTARTPAERAAMVARRVAGHPLELVVGWAEFRGLRITVEPGVFVPRRRTEFLVEQALAHAPHASVVVDLCCGSGAVGAALAAALGRVELHAADIDPVAVRCARANVAAHGGHAHRGDLFEALPGELRGRVDILAANVPYVPTDEVPLLPAEARDHEPRTALDGGGDGLDVLRRVAAEAPEWLAPGGILLVETSERQAPAAVEAFARAGLTARPAEDEERYAHVVVGTRVR from the coding sequence ATGTCTCTCTCCTCACCGTCCACTCCGTCCTCCTCCCGTGACGCCGTCGTCGCCGCGCTGCGCGGCGCCGGGTGCGTCTTCGCCGAGGACGAGGCGGAGCTGATCATCTCCACCGCCCGTACGCCCGCCGAACGCGCCGCCATGGTGGCGCGCCGCGTGGCCGGTCACCCGCTCGAACTCGTCGTCGGCTGGGCCGAGTTCCGCGGACTGCGCATCACCGTCGAACCCGGTGTCTTCGTGCCCCGCCGCCGTACCGAGTTCCTCGTCGAGCAGGCGCTCGCGCACGCCCCGCACGCGTCCGTCGTCGTGGACCTGTGCTGCGGCTCGGGCGCGGTCGGCGCGGCCCTCGCCGCGGCCCTCGGCCGGGTCGAGCTGCACGCGGCCGACATAGATCCGGTGGCGGTGCGCTGCGCCCGTGCCAACGTCGCCGCCCACGGCGGTCACGCCCACCGGGGCGACCTGTTCGAGGCGCTCCCCGGTGAGCTGCGGGGCCGGGTCGACATCCTCGCCGCCAACGTGCCGTACGTCCCCACCGACGAGGTCCCGCTGCTGCCGGCGGAGGCCCGTGACCACGAGCCGCGCACCGCCCTCGACGGCGGCGGCGACGGACTGGACGTGCTGCGCAGGGTCGCCGCCGAGGCGCCCGAGTGGCTCGCGCCCGGCGGGATCCTCCTGGTGGAGACCAGCGAGCGGCAGGCCCCCGCCGCCGTCGAGGCCTTCGCCCGTGCCGGTCTGACGGCCCGCCCCGCCGAGGACGAGGAACGGTACGCCCACGTGGTGGTGGGAACCAGGGTCAGGTAG